In Numenius arquata chromosome 17, bNumArq3.hap1.1, whole genome shotgun sequence, a genomic segment contains:
- the RHOT1 gene encoding mitochondrial Rho GTPase 1 isoform X2: MKKDVRILLVGEPRVGKTSLIMSLVSEEFPEEVPPRAEEITIPADVTPERVPTHIVDYSEAEQSDEQLYHEISQANVICIVYAVNNKNSIDKVTSRWIPLINERTDKDSRLPLILVGNKSDLVEYSSMETILPIMNQYTEIETCVECSAKNLKNISELFYYAQKAVLHPTGPLYCPEEKEMKPACIKALTRIFRISDQDNDGTLNDAELNFFQRICFNTPLAPQALEDVKNVVRKNLSDGVADNGLTLKGFLFLHTLFIQRGRHETTWTVLRRFGYDDDLELTPEYLFPPLKIPPDCTTELNHHAYLFLQSIFDKHDLDRDCALSPEELKDLFKVFPYMPWGPDVNNTVCTNERGWITYQGFLSQWTLTTYLDVQRCLEYLGYLGYSILAEQESQASAITVTRDKKIDLQKKQTQRNVFRCNVVGMKGCGKSGVLQALLGRNLLRQRQIRAEHKSYYAINTIYVYGQEKYLLLHDVSDSDFLTDAETICDAVCLVYDVSNPKSFEYCARIFKQHFMDSRIPCLVVAAKSDLHEVRQEYSISPAEFCRKHKMPPPQAFTCNTVDVPSKDIFVKLTTMAMYPHARLRCMCACNRCTFCICQNFLNSDLLQSVKNKLFTAVLNRHVTQADLKSSTFWLRASFGATVFAFLGFAMYKALLKQR; encoded by the exons ATGAAGAAGGACGTGAGGATCCTGCTGGTGGGAGAAC CCAGAGTTGGGAAGACATCACTAATTATGTCTCTTGTCAGTGAAGAATTTCCAGAAGAG GTCCCACCACGAGCTGAAGAAATCACCATTCCAGCCGATGTCACCCCTGAAAGAGTGCCAACACACATAGTGGATTATTCAG AAGCAGAGCAAAGTGATGAGCAGCTTTACCATGAAATATCACAG gcAAATGTGATTTGTATAGTATATGCTGTTAACAACAAGAATTCTATTGATAAG GTAACAAGTCGATGGATTCCTCTCATCAATGAAAGGACAGACAAAGATAGCAG gcTGCCTCTTATATTAGTTGGAAACAAGTCTGATCTAGTGGAATATAGCAGTATGGAAACTATCCTTCCCATTATGAATCAATATACAGAGATAGAAACATGTGTAGAG TGTTCAGCCAAAAACTTGAAGAATATATCTGAGCTATTTTATTATGCACAGAAAGCTGTTCTACATCCTACAGGTCCTCTTTATTGCCCAGAGGAGAAAGAG ATGAAACCTGCCTGTATTAAAGCGCTCACTCGCATTTTTAGAATTTCTGATCAGGATAATGATGGTACTCTCAACGATGCAGAGCTCAACTTCTTTCAG AGAATTTGTTTTAATACACCATTGGCACCTCAAGCTTTGGAAGATGTAAAGAATGTAGTCAGGAAAAACCTAAGTGATGGAGTTGCAGATAATGGATTAACATTAAAAG gttttctttttctacacACACTTTTCATTCAGCGAGGAAGGCATGAAACAACTTGGACTGTGTTGCGTCGCTTTGGATATGACGATGACTTAGAGCTTACACCAGAGTACTTGTTTCCTCC GCTAAAAATTCCTCCAGACTGCACAACAGAATTAAATCATCATGCATACTTGTTTCTTCAAAGTATTTTTGATAAACATGATTTG GATAGAGATTGTGCTTTGTCTCCCGAGGAATTGAAAGATTTGTTCAAAGTCTTCCCTTACATGCCATGGGGGCCTGATGTTAACAACACTGTCTGTACAAATGAAAGGGGTTGGATTACATACCAAGGGTTTCTCTCTCAGTGGAC ACTAACCACATACTTAGATGTACAGCGCTGCCTGGAGTACCTGGGTTATTTAGGCTACTCGATACTTGCAGAACAAGAATCTCAAGCATCGGCAATtacag TAACAAGAGATAAAAAGATAGACCTCCAGAAAAAACAAACTCAGAGAAATGTTTTCCGATGCAATGTTGTTGGAATGAAAGGCTGTGGGAAAAGTGGAGTTCTTCAGGCTCTTCTTGGAAGAAATCTATTA aGACAGAGGCAAATACGTGCAGAACACAAATCGTACTATGCCATTAATACAATCTATGTATACGGACAGGAAAAATACTTGCTG CTACATGATGTCAGTGACTCTGATTTTTTAACTGACGCTGAGACCATATGCGATGCTGTCTGCTTGGTATATGATGTCAGTAACCCCAAGTCCTTTGAGTACTGTGCCAGGATTTTTAAG CAGCACTTCATGGATAGCAGAATACCATGCTTAGTGGTAGCTGCAAAGTCTGACTTGCATGAAGTTAGACAGGAATATAGTATTTCTCCTGCTGAATtctgcagaaaacacaaaatgccTCCACCTCAAGCCTTTACTTGCAATACGGTTGATGTGCCGAGTAAAGATATCTTTGTTAAACTGACAACTATGGCAATGTATCC CCATGCCCGGTTACGCTGTATGTGCGCCTGCAACAGGTGTACATTTTGCATCTGTCAGAACTTCCTCAACTCAGACTTGCTGCAATCTGTAAAGAACAAACTCTTCACTGCAGTTCTTAACAG
- the RHOT1 gene encoding mitochondrial Rho GTPase 1 isoform X6, translating to METILPIMNQYTEIETCVECSAKNLKNISELFYYAQKAVLHPTGPLYCPEEKEMKPACIKALTRIFRISDQDNDGTLNDAELNFFQRICFNTPLAPQALEDVKNVVRKNLSDGVADNGLTLKGFLFLHTLFIQRGRHETTWTVLRRFGYDDDLELTPEYLFPPLKIPPDCTTELNHHAYLFLQSIFDKHDLDRDCALSPEELKDLFKVFPYMPWGPDVNNTVCTNERGWITYQGFLSQWTLTTYLDVQRCLEYLGYLGYSILAEQESQASAITVTRDKKIDLQKKQTQRNVFRCNVVGMKGCGKSGVLQALLGRNLLRQRQIRAEHKSYYAINTIYVYGQEKYLLLHDVSDSDFLTDAETICDAVCLVYDVSNPKSFEYCARIFKQHFMDSRIPCLVVAAKSDLHEVRQEYSISPAEFCRKHKMPPPQAFTCNTVDVPSKDIFVKLTTMAMYPHARLRCMCACNRCTFCICQNFLNSDLLQSVKNKLFTAVLNRHVTQADLKSSTFWLRASFGATVFAFLGFAMYKALLKQR from the exons ATGGAAACTATCCTTCCCATTATGAATCAATATACAGAGATAGAAACATGTGTAGAG TGTTCAGCCAAAAACTTGAAGAATATATCTGAGCTATTTTATTATGCACAGAAAGCTGTTCTACATCCTACAGGTCCTCTTTATTGCCCAGAGGAGAAAGAG ATGAAACCTGCCTGTATTAAAGCGCTCACTCGCATTTTTAGAATTTCTGATCAGGATAATGATGGTACTCTCAACGATGCAGAGCTCAACTTCTTTCAG AGAATTTGTTTTAATACACCATTGGCACCTCAAGCTTTGGAAGATGTAAAGAATGTAGTCAGGAAAAACCTAAGTGATGGAGTTGCAGATAATGGATTAACATTAAAAG gttttctttttctacacACACTTTTCATTCAGCGAGGAAGGCATGAAACAACTTGGACTGTGTTGCGTCGCTTTGGATATGACGATGACTTAGAGCTTACACCAGAGTACTTGTTTCCTCC GCTAAAAATTCCTCCAGACTGCACAACAGAATTAAATCATCATGCATACTTGTTTCTTCAAAGTATTTTTGATAAACATGATTTG GATAGAGATTGTGCTTTGTCTCCCGAGGAATTGAAAGATTTGTTCAAAGTCTTCCCTTACATGCCATGGGGGCCTGATGTTAACAACACTGTCTGTACAAATGAAAGGGGTTGGATTACATACCAAGGGTTTCTCTCTCAGTGGAC ACTAACCACATACTTAGATGTACAGCGCTGCCTGGAGTACCTGGGTTATTTAGGCTACTCGATACTTGCAGAACAAGAATCTCAAGCATCGGCAATtacag TAACAAGAGATAAAAAGATAGACCTCCAGAAAAAACAAACTCAGAGAAATGTTTTCCGATGCAATGTTGTTGGAATGAAAGGCTGTGGGAAAAGTGGAGTTCTTCAGGCTCTTCTTGGAAGAAATCTATTA aGACAGAGGCAAATACGTGCAGAACACAAATCGTACTATGCCATTAATACAATCTATGTATACGGACAGGAAAAATACTTGCTG CTACATGATGTCAGTGACTCTGATTTTTTAACTGACGCTGAGACCATATGCGATGCTGTCTGCTTGGTATATGATGTCAGTAACCCCAAGTCCTTTGAGTACTGTGCCAGGATTTTTAAG CAGCACTTCATGGATAGCAGAATACCATGCTTAGTGGTAGCTGCAAAGTCTGACTTGCATGAAGTTAGACAGGAATATAGTATTTCTCCTGCTGAATtctgcagaaaacacaaaatgccTCCACCTCAAGCCTTTACTTGCAATACGGTTGATGTGCCGAGTAAAGATATCTTTGTTAAACTGACAACTATGGCAATGTATCC CCATGCCCGGTTACGCTGTATGTGCGCCTGCAACAGGTGTACATTTTGCATCTGTCAGAACTTCCTCAACTCAGACTTGCTGCAATCTGTAAAGAACAAACTCTTCACTGCAGTTCTTAACAG
- the RHOT1 gene encoding mitochondrial Rho GTPase 1 isoform X4: MKKDVRILLVGEREVGKTSLIMSLVSEEFPEEVPPRAEEITIPADVTPERVPTHIVDYSEAEQSDEQLYHEISQANVICIVYAVNNKNSIDKVTSRWIPLINERTDKDSRLPLILVGNKSDLVEYSSMETILPIMNQYTEIETCVECSAKNLKNISELFYYAQKAVLHPTGPLYCPEEKEMKPACIKALTRIFRISDQDNDGTLNDAELNFFQRICFNTPLAPQALEDVKNVVRKNLSDGVADNGLTLKGFLFLHTLFIQRGRHETTWTVLRRFGYDDDLELTPEYLFPPLKIPPDCTTELNHHAYLFLQSIFDKHDLDRDCALSPEELKDLFKVFPYMPWGPDVNNTVCTNERGWITYQGFLSQWTLTTYLDVQRCLEYLGYLGYSILAEQESQASAITVTRDKKIDLQKKQTQRNVFRCNVVGMKGCGKSGVLQALLGRNLLRQRQIRAEHKSYYAINTIYVYGQEKYLLLHDVSDSDFLTDAETICDAVCLVYDVSNPKSFEYCARIFKQHFMDSRIPCLVVAAKSDLHEVRQEYSISPAEFCRKHKMPPPQAFTCNTVDVPSKDIFVKLTTMAMYPHVTQADLKSSTFWLRASFGATVFAFLGFAMYKALLKQR; this comes from the exons ATGAAGAAGGACGTGAGGATCCTGCTGGTGGGAGAACGTGA AGTTGGGAAGACATCACTAATTATGTCTCTTGTCAGTGAAGAATTTCCAGAAGAG GTCCCACCACGAGCTGAAGAAATCACCATTCCAGCCGATGTCACCCCTGAAAGAGTGCCAACACACATAGTGGATTATTCAG AAGCAGAGCAAAGTGATGAGCAGCTTTACCATGAAATATCACAG gcAAATGTGATTTGTATAGTATATGCTGTTAACAACAAGAATTCTATTGATAAG GTAACAAGTCGATGGATTCCTCTCATCAATGAAAGGACAGACAAAGATAGCAG gcTGCCTCTTATATTAGTTGGAAACAAGTCTGATCTAGTGGAATATAGCAGTATGGAAACTATCCTTCCCATTATGAATCAATATACAGAGATAGAAACATGTGTAGAG TGTTCAGCCAAAAACTTGAAGAATATATCTGAGCTATTTTATTATGCACAGAAAGCTGTTCTACATCCTACAGGTCCTCTTTATTGCCCAGAGGAGAAAGAG ATGAAACCTGCCTGTATTAAAGCGCTCACTCGCATTTTTAGAATTTCTGATCAGGATAATGATGGTACTCTCAACGATGCAGAGCTCAACTTCTTTCAG AGAATTTGTTTTAATACACCATTGGCACCTCAAGCTTTGGAAGATGTAAAGAATGTAGTCAGGAAAAACCTAAGTGATGGAGTTGCAGATAATGGATTAACATTAAAAG gttttctttttctacacACACTTTTCATTCAGCGAGGAAGGCATGAAACAACTTGGACTGTGTTGCGTCGCTTTGGATATGACGATGACTTAGAGCTTACACCAGAGTACTTGTTTCCTCC GCTAAAAATTCCTCCAGACTGCACAACAGAATTAAATCATCATGCATACTTGTTTCTTCAAAGTATTTTTGATAAACATGATTTG GATAGAGATTGTGCTTTGTCTCCCGAGGAATTGAAAGATTTGTTCAAAGTCTTCCCTTACATGCCATGGGGGCCTGATGTTAACAACACTGTCTGTACAAATGAAAGGGGTTGGATTACATACCAAGGGTTTCTCTCTCAGTGGAC ACTAACCACATACTTAGATGTACAGCGCTGCCTGGAGTACCTGGGTTATTTAGGCTACTCGATACTTGCAGAACAAGAATCTCAAGCATCGGCAATtacag TAACAAGAGATAAAAAGATAGACCTCCAGAAAAAACAAACTCAGAGAAATGTTTTCCGATGCAATGTTGTTGGAATGAAAGGCTGTGGGAAAAGTGGAGTTCTTCAGGCTCTTCTTGGAAGAAATCTATTA aGACAGAGGCAAATACGTGCAGAACACAAATCGTACTATGCCATTAATACAATCTATGTATACGGACAGGAAAAATACTTGCTG CTACATGATGTCAGTGACTCTGATTTTTTAACTGACGCTGAGACCATATGCGATGCTGTCTGCTTGGTATATGATGTCAGTAACCCCAAGTCCTTTGAGTACTGTGCCAGGATTTTTAAG CAGCACTTCATGGATAGCAGAATACCATGCTTAGTGGTAGCTGCAAAGTCTGACTTGCATGAAGTTAGACAGGAATATAGTATTTCTCCTGCTGAATtctgcagaaaacacaaaatgccTCCACCTCAAGCCTTTACTTGCAATACGGTTGATGTGCCGAGTAAAGATATCTTTGTTAAACTGACAACTATGGCAATGTATCC
- the RHOT1 gene encoding mitochondrial Rho GTPase 1 isoform X3 has translation MKKDVRILLVGEPRVGKTSLIMSLVSEEFPEEVPPRAEEITIPADVTPERVPTHIVDYSEAEQSDEQLYHEISQANVICIVYAVNNKNSIDKVTSRWIPLINERTDKDSRLPLILVGNKSDLVEYSSMETILPIMNQYTEIETCVECSAKNLKNISELFYYAQKAVLHPTGPLYCPEEKEMKPACIKALTRIFRISDQDNDGTLNDAELNFFQRICFNTPLAPQALEDVKNVVRKNLSDGVADNGLTLKGFLFLHTLFIQRGRHETTWTVLRRFGYDDDLELTPEYLFPPLKIPPDCTTELNHHAYLFLQSIFDKHDLDRDCALSPEELKDLFKVFPYMPWGPDVNNTVCTNERGWITYQGFLSQWTLTTYLDVQRCLEYLGYLGYSILAEQESQASAITVTRDKKIDLQKKQTQRNVFRCNVVGMKGCGKSGVLQALLGRNLLRQRQIRAEHKSYYAINTIYVYGQEKYLLLHDVSDSDFLTDAETICDAVCLVYDVSNPKSFEYCARIFKQHFMDSRIPCLVVAAKSDLHEVRQEYSISPAEFCRKHKMPPPQAFTCNTVDVPSKDIFVKLTTMAMYPHVTQADLKSSTFWLRASFGATVFAFLGFAMYKALLKQR, from the exons ATGAAGAAGGACGTGAGGATCCTGCTGGTGGGAGAAC CCAGAGTTGGGAAGACATCACTAATTATGTCTCTTGTCAGTGAAGAATTTCCAGAAGAG GTCCCACCACGAGCTGAAGAAATCACCATTCCAGCCGATGTCACCCCTGAAAGAGTGCCAACACACATAGTGGATTATTCAG AAGCAGAGCAAAGTGATGAGCAGCTTTACCATGAAATATCACAG gcAAATGTGATTTGTATAGTATATGCTGTTAACAACAAGAATTCTATTGATAAG GTAACAAGTCGATGGATTCCTCTCATCAATGAAAGGACAGACAAAGATAGCAG gcTGCCTCTTATATTAGTTGGAAACAAGTCTGATCTAGTGGAATATAGCAGTATGGAAACTATCCTTCCCATTATGAATCAATATACAGAGATAGAAACATGTGTAGAG TGTTCAGCCAAAAACTTGAAGAATATATCTGAGCTATTTTATTATGCACAGAAAGCTGTTCTACATCCTACAGGTCCTCTTTATTGCCCAGAGGAGAAAGAG ATGAAACCTGCCTGTATTAAAGCGCTCACTCGCATTTTTAGAATTTCTGATCAGGATAATGATGGTACTCTCAACGATGCAGAGCTCAACTTCTTTCAG AGAATTTGTTTTAATACACCATTGGCACCTCAAGCTTTGGAAGATGTAAAGAATGTAGTCAGGAAAAACCTAAGTGATGGAGTTGCAGATAATGGATTAACATTAAAAG gttttctttttctacacACACTTTTCATTCAGCGAGGAAGGCATGAAACAACTTGGACTGTGTTGCGTCGCTTTGGATATGACGATGACTTAGAGCTTACACCAGAGTACTTGTTTCCTCC GCTAAAAATTCCTCCAGACTGCACAACAGAATTAAATCATCATGCATACTTGTTTCTTCAAAGTATTTTTGATAAACATGATTTG GATAGAGATTGTGCTTTGTCTCCCGAGGAATTGAAAGATTTGTTCAAAGTCTTCCCTTACATGCCATGGGGGCCTGATGTTAACAACACTGTCTGTACAAATGAAAGGGGTTGGATTACATACCAAGGGTTTCTCTCTCAGTGGAC ACTAACCACATACTTAGATGTACAGCGCTGCCTGGAGTACCTGGGTTATTTAGGCTACTCGATACTTGCAGAACAAGAATCTCAAGCATCGGCAATtacag TAACAAGAGATAAAAAGATAGACCTCCAGAAAAAACAAACTCAGAGAAATGTTTTCCGATGCAATGTTGTTGGAATGAAAGGCTGTGGGAAAAGTGGAGTTCTTCAGGCTCTTCTTGGAAGAAATCTATTA aGACAGAGGCAAATACGTGCAGAACACAAATCGTACTATGCCATTAATACAATCTATGTATACGGACAGGAAAAATACTTGCTG CTACATGATGTCAGTGACTCTGATTTTTTAACTGACGCTGAGACCATATGCGATGCTGTCTGCTTGGTATATGATGTCAGTAACCCCAAGTCCTTTGAGTACTGTGCCAGGATTTTTAAG CAGCACTTCATGGATAGCAGAATACCATGCTTAGTGGTAGCTGCAAAGTCTGACTTGCATGAAGTTAGACAGGAATATAGTATTTCTCCTGCTGAATtctgcagaaaacacaaaatgccTCCACCTCAAGCCTTTACTTGCAATACGGTTGATGTGCCGAGTAAAGATATCTTTGTTAAACTGACAACTATGGCAATGTATCC
- the RHOT1 gene encoding mitochondrial Rho GTPase 1 isoform X7 → METILPIMNQYTEIETCVECSAKNLKNISELFYYAQKAVLHPTGPLYCPEEKEMKPACIKALTRIFRISDQDNDGTLNDAELNFFQRICFNTPLAPQALEDVKNVVRKNLSDGVADNGLTLKGFLFLHTLFIQRGRHETTWTVLRRFGYDDDLELTPEYLFPPLKIPPDCTTELNHHAYLFLQSIFDKHDLDRDCALSPEELKDLFKVFPYMPWGPDVNNTVCTNERGWITYQGFLSQWTLTTYLDVQRCLEYLGYLGYSILAEQESQASAITVTRDKKIDLQKKQTQRNVFRCNVVGMKGCGKSGVLQALLGRNLLRQRQIRAEHKSYYAINTIYVYGQEKYLLLHDVSDSDFLTDAETICDAVCLVYDVSNPKSFEYCARIFKQHFMDSRIPCLVVAAKSDLHEVRQEYSISPAEFCRKHKMPPPQAFTCNTVDVPSKDIFVKLTTMAMYPHVTQADLKSSTFWLRASFGATVFAFLGFAMYKALLKQR, encoded by the exons ATGGAAACTATCCTTCCCATTATGAATCAATATACAGAGATAGAAACATGTGTAGAG TGTTCAGCCAAAAACTTGAAGAATATATCTGAGCTATTTTATTATGCACAGAAAGCTGTTCTACATCCTACAGGTCCTCTTTATTGCCCAGAGGAGAAAGAG ATGAAACCTGCCTGTATTAAAGCGCTCACTCGCATTTTTAGAATTTCTGATCAGGATAATGATGGTACTCTCAACGATGCAGAGCTCAACTTCTTTCAG AGAATTTGTTTTAATACACCATTGGCACCTCAAGCTTTGGAAGATGTAAAGAATGTAGTCAGGAAAAACCTAAGTGATGGAGTTGCAGATAATGGATTAACATTAAAAG gttttctttttctacacACACTTTTCATTCAGCGAGGAAGGCATGAAACAACTTGGACTGTGTTGCGTCGCTTTGGATATGACGATGACTTAGAGCTTACACCAGAGTACTTGTTTCCTCC GCTAAAAATTCCTCCAGACTGCACAACAGAATTAAATCATCATGCATACTTGTTTCTTCAAAGTATTTTTGATAAACATGATTTG GATAGAGATTGTGCTTTGTCTCCCGAGGAATTGAAAGATTTGTTCAAAGTCTTCCCTTACATGCCATGGGGGCCTGATGTTAACAACACTGTCTGTACAAATGAAAGGGGTTGGATTACATACCAAGGGTTTCTCTCTCAGTGGAC ACTAACCACATACTTAGATGTACAGCGCTGCCTGGAGTACCTGGGTTATTTAGGCTACTCGATACTTGCAGAACAAGAATCTCAAGCATCGGCAATtacag TAACAAGAGATAAAAAGATAGACCTCCAGAAAAAACAAACTCAGAGAAATGTTTTCCGATGCAATGTTGTTGGAATGAAAGGCTGTGGGAAAAGTGGAGTTCTTCAGGCTCTTCTTGGAAGAAATCTATTA aGACAGAGGCAAATACGTGCAGAACACAAATCGTACTATGCCATTAATACAATCTATGTATACGGACAGGAAAAATACTTGCTG CTACATGATGTCAGTGACTCTGATTTTTTAACTGACGCTGAGACCATATGCGATGCTGTCTGCTTGGTATATGATGTCAGTAACCCCAAGTCCTTTGAGTACTGTGCCAGGATTTTTAAG CAGCACTTCATGGATAGCAGAATACCATGCTTAGTGGTAGCTGCAAAGTCTGACTTGCATGAAGTTAGACAGGAATATAGTATTTCTCCTGCTGAATtctgcagaaaacacaaaatgccTCCACCTCAAGCCTTTACTTGCAATACGGTTGATGTGCCGAGTAAAGATATCTTTGTTAAACTGACAACTATGGCAATGTATCC